The DNA segment CCGATGGTTTTGAGATAGGTGTCTTTCCCTTTCTCAGCTACCTCCACCTCAATCCATCCCTCTTTCGCAATCGGTTCGTCAAACTGAGAAATCTGGTAGTTCTTCGGCAGGTCTGGATAGAAATATTGTTTACGATCAAATTTGCTGTACTCAGCAATATTTAAATTGAGCGCCATCGCAGCCTTAACCGCGTATTCGAGCACCTTATGATTAAGCACTGGTAGGGTGCCCGGAAAGCCACACACCACGGGGTCAATATGTGTGTTGGGCTCGTCCCCAAAGGTTGTAGACACAGGAGCAAAGATCTTGCTTTCTGTACCCAACTGAACGTGAATCTCCAGGCCGATTACGGCCTCCCATGTCGGTTGGGTTGCTGCGTCGGCCATACGTCCGTTACGTGAAACTACTATCTGAAATCTTATGGAATCATTCTCGACTCTATCGGGATAGCATTATTGAATGAACAGTAGGACGCTTAATAACAATATCTGCGTTCTGAACCCACCAGCAGTAAGCACAGCCTGCATCTGAACAACGATCTTTTGACTCTAAACCCTGGCCATGACCGCCACAAGTCAAACACCACTGATCGTGCTAGGCGGCGGACTGATGGGGCTTGCCATTGCCCATCAACTTGCACGCCGAGGCCAGACTGTTCAAGTCATCAGCCGCCGCCGTGGTGAAGCAGCGGGATTTGTAGCTGCCGGTATGCTCGCCCCTCATGCAGAAGGTCTGAGCAACGCTCTTCTAAAGCTGGGTCAGTTAAGTCTCGAACGCATACCACTTTGGGTGGCTCAGATTGAGATGGATAGCGGACTGAGCTGTGGACTTCGTAAAAGTGGAATCGTAGTGCCGTTCCTCACAGCGACCGAAAGAGACGCTTATCCAACTGCTGCCCTTGGCCAAGCGCTAGATCGTCGTCAACTAGAACAGGAAATACCAGAGCTTGGGGATACTTGGCAAACGGGGCTTCTGTTTGAACAAGACGGTCAGATCGATAACCGTCGACGACTAATGAAGGCATTGGAGCGAGCTTGTGTGTTGCTTGGCGTTCAGTTTTTAGAGGGCGTAGAAGTATTGAACCTAGAGTGCGACCATCAGGGTCAACTAGACCGAATCAACTGTGGTGTCGCAAAAGGCGAAACCAAGCGATTCCTATGTAAACAGGCTGTGCTTTGCAGTGGAGCGTGGAGCCAACAATTGGTACCACAGTTGCAAATATCTCCGGTCAAAGGACAAATGCTCTCTCTACAGGGACCAAGAGAAGCCCTAAAACGAGTCATTTTCCGACCGGATATCTATCTAGTTCCCAGAGAGGATGGATTAATAGTAGTAGGAGCCACAAATGAAGCAGAGGTAGGTTTCTCTGAGGGTCTGACACCCGATGGCCAGCGACGTCTTTACAATGGTATCGAGTCCTTGCTGCCAATTGCCGTCCAATGGCCACTAATAGAACGCTGGTGGGGATTCCGACCATGTACTCCTGATGAAGGACCTTTGCTAGGCGCCGGACCGATACCAGGTTTATGGCTTGCCTGTGGCCACCACCGGAATGGTGTTTTGCTCGCAGCAATCACGGCCGAATTAACCGCTGATGTAATCAGTGGAGTAACCCCTGATAGAACAATGATTTCCCACTTAAGCGCATTTAGATGGGATCGGTTTACATGCGAACTACCAGTGAAGTAGAATCTAGATTAATTTTACTAATTTTATATAAATTATAAATATGCTTGAATTAGTTTAACAATTTTTTCAATAAATATAAATTTATGCTATCAAATAAGTAACTTAAGACATAACAAAAATAAAAACAAAGGCACAGACAATTAAGAAACTATTTAATCAAAAATTAATAATAAGTATATAAAATAAATAGAACTGTAATAACTTTACAAATCTATAGAGCAGATTTAGTATAGTTACTACTAACACAGAAACAACAGAAATTTTAAATATACTAAGGTTATATAGAATACAAGACTAATATTCTTTGATCTTAATAGATAAAAGTCAAAGCTTAGTATATCAGTAATTATCGGAAAAAGATCAGATATTTAGCTCAGAAGCTTTAAACCAAAGATTGATTTCAAATTCAGCTGTTTCTACAGCATCAGACCCATGAATTACGTTACGACTAATATTAATAGCCAAGTCTCCGCGAATAGTGCCAGGTTCAGCTTCTAAAGGTTTAGTAGCACCAATAATTTTACGAGCACTAGAAATTATGCAATCACCCTCCCAAACCATCGCCACAACAGGACCAGAAGTAATTAAATCTACTAAACCAGCAAAAAAAGGGCGCCCTCTATGAACTTTATAATGGTTTTCCGCTAATTCTCGCGTAGGTATAAGTTGTTTTATGCCAACTAATTTAAAACCCTTACGTTCAAAACGTCCAATAATCTCACCAATTAAGCCCCTTTGAACCCCATCAGGTTTAATTGCGATAAATGTGCGTTCAGAAGTCATTAAAAAGCCTGAACTATATCATTACTCAGGCGTTATCTAGTCTTTAACAAATATTAAAATTAAGGATTATTACAGAATTGAATCAAATATCATATGAAAGTGTGCGCAATCAAAATATTCAGCTAACCTGTTCAGACACTCTTTTATGATAAAAACTGAATAGAAAGTCAAGTTATTTAGTAGCTAAAGTTCAACGATTTGATCTTAGCAATTAAACAAAAGTCATCATACATATAGTTAGGTTTTATGATATCTTTTGGTACATCAAATTTAATTATTCAATAAATTAAACCTTCATAAATTAGTTACGATATAAACTAATTAAATATTTCAAGCTAAGTATAAAAATACACTTACTTAACAACAATAAATAAATTTTCAAAGTAAGACACGAATTTTTAACTTTAAAGAATGAAAGTATATAAAGACTATCTGATAATTGAAAAGATACAATAATAACTATTTATATATCAACTTTTACAATGTGGTTAAAACATTACTATTTTATTTAAATAAAATTTAACCAATTTTAGAAAAATATTTAGATATTAAGATTAGTCAACTAATTTTTCTATAAACTAACTATAACTGTACTTATATGTGAAGTAAAATTAATACTATTAAAATAAATATTTGTCTCGCCAGAAGTTAATCATATAACTGGTTAACCTTGATTTCCTAGAATCGGATTAACTTGCCTTTAAAATTCGTAATTATGGTCTTAGCTAATTCCAATCTGCTAATAAATAAAATGACATCATAAGCAAAGATGGCTGATTCACAGTGGAATGCAGAAAAAAGCTCAGAGCTTTATGGACTTGGACGATGGGGAAGTCCTTATTTTTTTATCAATATACTTGGTCATGTAAGTGTGCGACCACGCGGAAGACAAGGGGAATGTATCGATTTGGTCAAGCTGGTCAATGAATTACAAGATAGAAATCTTAACCTTCCTCTTCTCATCCGATTCGATAATATTTTAGAGAGCCAATTGGAAAGTCTGCACACAGCATTTAAACGTGCTATTACTCGCTATAATTATAATGGTCGCTACCAAGGGGTTTTCCCAGTTAAATGTAATCAACAGCGACATGTCGTAGAAAAACTGATTTGTTGTGGAAGACGATGGAATTTTGGGCTCGAAGCTGGTAGCAAAGCAGAACTATTAATTGCTCTTTCACTGATAGAAAATCGAGATGCTTTATTAATTTGTAATGGATATAAAGATCGACGATATATCGAAACAGCAATTCTAGCTAAGCGATTAGGACGGCGATCAATAATTGTGATCGAACAAATAGGTGAGGTTCAACACATTATCGATGCGAGTAACCAACTAGGAACCAAGCCATTAATTGGGATTAGGGCTCGTTTATCAAGCCGCAGCACTGGTCGGTGGAGAAATTCAGTTGGAGAAAAAGCTAAATTTGGATTATCTGTACCTGAAATTTTATCAACACTAAAAATACTTAAAGATGCAAATCTTTTAGAAGAATTGCGATTATTACATTTTCATATAGGAAGTCAAATAAATGATATTGCTATTGTTAAAAATGCACTTCAAGAAATATCCCGGATTTATGTGGAGCTTCATAAACTTGGCGCACCAATGGGGTATCTAAATGTTGGAGGTGGTTTGGGTGTCGATTACGATGGAAGCAAAACAGCGACAGTAGCGTCCACAAATTACTCTCTCCAAAACTATGCTAATGACGTTGTGGCTACAATAAAAGAAGAGTGCGACTCACAATTAGTTGATGTTCCTACACTTATCAGCGAAAGTGGCAGAGCAATCGCCAGTCATTTTTCCGTGCTTATATTTAATATCTTAAGAGTAGGTAATTTACCGGAAGCTATTCCTTCAGAGGGTGAAAAT comes from the Synechococcus sp. M16CYN genome and includes:
- the thiO gene encoding glycine oxidase ThiO; this encodes MTATSQTPLIVLGGGLMGLAIAHQLARRGQTVQVISRRRGEAAGFVAAGMLAPHAEGLSNALLKLGQLSLERIPLWVAQIEMDSGLSCGLRKSGIVVPFLTATERDAYPTAALGQALDRRQLEQEIPELGDTWQTGLLFEQDGQIDNRRRLMKALERACVLLGVQFLEGVEVLNLECDHQGQLDRINCGVAKGETKRFLCKQAVLCSGAWSQQLVPQLQISPVKGQMLSLQGPREALKRVIFRPDIYLVPREDGLIVVGATNEAEVGFSEGLTPDGQRRLYNGIESLLPIAVQWPLIERWWGFRPCTPDEGPLLGAGPIPGLWLACGHHRNGVLLAAITAELTADVISGVTPDRTMISHLSAFRWDRFTCELPVK
- the ndk gene encoding nucleoside-diphosphate kinase; translated protein: MTSERTFIAIKPDGVQRGLIGEIIGRFERKGFKLVGIKQLIPTRELAENHYKVHRGRPFFAGLVDLITSGPVVAMVWEGDCIISSARKIIGATKPLEAEPGTIRGDLAINISRNVIHGSDAVETAEFEINLWFKASELNI
- the speA gene encoding biosynthetic arginine decarboxylase, encoding MADSQWNAEKSSELYGLGRWGSPYFFINILGHVSVRPRGRQGECIDLVKLVNELQDRNLNLPLLIRFDNILESQLESLHTAFKRAITRYNYNGRYQGVFPVKCNQQRHVVEKLICCGRRWNFGLEAGSKAELLIALSLIENRDALLICNGYKDRRYIETAILAKRLGRRSIIVIEQIGEVQHIIDASNQLGTKPLIGIRARLSSRSTGRWRNSVGEKAKFGLSVPEILSTLKILKDANLLEELRLLHFHIGSQINDIAIVKNALQEISRIYVELHKLGAPMGYLNVGGGLGVDYDGSKTATVASTNYSLQNYANDVVATIKEECDSQLVDVPTLISESGRAIASHFSVLIFNILRVGNLPEAIPSEGENEPLVIHNLRNTLRDIQILPYETDFNINKLQEAWNDALKFKDDALDAFRLGYLSLTDRSLSEQLTWACARLIHERLSTKNDLPKDLQDLSSVLSNSYYANLSIFRSAPDTWAIQQLFPLMPLQRLQEKPSELGHFVDLTCDSDGQINRFISNGQSKPLLELHKFNPNEPYLIGMFLGGAYQEAMGNLHNLFGTTDVIHIRMISGNNYQISHVIKGDTNADVLQAMGHDPEQLIERLRIASEQSIRDNKLDILSAQRLMNHLASSMRQSTYLESKNS